The Macadamia integrifolia cultivar HAES 741 chromosome 3, SCU_Mint_v3, whole genome shotgun sequence genome segment TGCCGAAGCACTTGATAGATAAAGGGATGAAGAGGAAAACGTAGGCCATTTATCAGCGCAACCTCATAGACACAGAACTCCCCTTCATCGGGGCTATTGGCCCTTTCCAAAGCCCTAGGAACCCGCAGCTCCATAGAAGCAGGAAGGTAGTACAACCTATGAAATTTCTCCAGGTCGGCTGGCGTTATCCGAGAAGCCACTTCCCCAACGGACAAACCAATGGTGGGATCTCGTGGCCAAGATAAAAATTTGGCCACGACCCTCTCGTGGCTGTGGTTTTTCTCCTGGGAACACGACGTTCGGCACTGACAACTCTTACAACCTCATGGGGCATCCCACCCACTAACTCAGATGACctcgaagaggaagaagatgactcAGAAAAACTTGCAGGAGGAGAAAAAGACGACCCTAATGTCCTAGATCCCATACACTAACTTACCAAAATAACAAGAACACATGGTCACTTACTAGCACAGCTTAAACCGTGACAATTGTAAGGGAAAGAGGTGATACGTTTTTGGCTCGAACACTAGGGACCTCAAGCATAAGCGCTCTGCGATTGAAGTAATGCGCAaatgagagaaaacttgaactTAAGACTTTCAAACGACAGTAGGTGGACAGACACGATCCCCTATATGCTACTCCGATGCTTTGATGACAGAGCCGATTCACTAGCTTGACGATTCGAAAAACCCCAGAGAAAGCACAAATGTCATCGCGACCTCACCCTCCCGTCCGATGGACGAAAATCAATGACATAGAAAGAGCATGTCCACCACGATCCGTGGCCAATTCGTACAGGACAGTCCCTACTTGACACATCACTGCACGCGAGAACCCTTCATTAATGATCGGATGACAGCTGCTGTCGTTTCATCGCTGCCAAAGCGGGATTACCAACAAGCAAAGACGGCCACCATAAAAGCCCAAATGACACTCTTAAGGATTTTCCTCCTCGAGCTCTTATACTAGCAACTCAAGGAGTGGGGGGCATATGATATACCATATATATACACCGAGCACATGGACCAACTGCTAGTCATATGGTCGCGCATGTCCCACCGGGCACATAGACTAGCCGCTAGCCATATGGTCGTGCATGTCACACCGAGCACATGGACCAGTCGCTAGCCATATGGTTGTATATGTCACACCGATCACATGGACCAGCTGCTTGACAGATGGTCGTGTATGTCACACCGAGCACGTGGATCAACAGCTGGTCACAGGGTCAAACATGTGACACCTCACCCTCATGAGTCAAACAACGGTCGAGGGGGTCAAGGTGCCTCAAGCACTCCCAAGGGCTCCTCATACCCCACGGAGTGATGATCCCTCAGAATGGCTAGCCATAGTTAGACGGTTTCTTAACTCCAGGTCAATAAGACCATGGTATGGTTTACTTGACCATCAAGCAAGTTAACCATCATCGTCCCTGGTTGAGTTAGCTGTTGGAGCACCTAACCATGGTCAGGTAGACCATGAAAGAAGGATTAACTTGGGTTGAGTTAGCCGTTAAGATATGGTGATAGGTTGGCAGCCCCAGGTTGATCTGATCTTACAAGGAGGAGACACGTGGAGATGCTCTGAGGAATATGGACCAATGAAGTAAGGACCCTAACTTTCTATATAAGGAGGACTCACTCCCCAGCGTAGGTAATACTCTCAATCGTTTGAATATCCTCATTAAGATGATTACCCTAAGGTctaacttgagcatcggagCCTGGTCCAGGAGCCTCATCGGGGCCAGCAACTAATCTGTGTTGTGCAGGTTTGAGCAGATTGGGATCGAGCACTAACACTCTCCATTCCTAAAACCCCTGCGATAGGCCCCTCCCTCCTCCGTCATCGCCCCTATTgctgcccctgcccctgcccctacCTCTATCCTGCCGTGAACCACCTCCTTCCCAAATCGACAAGTGCAATGTATTTTATTTGGTTATCTTTTGTTAATGGGAAGAAGATGggtattaaaatattttatgaatCGAATAACAATTATTTATTGGATTTATTGTTGTtacttttttaaatattattaagtagaagaagatgaagttggTTCACCAttttataatattgaaaaaatataaatgggAGAAGATGATCTGGTTTTATCAGTTCaccattttatattttatgataTGTCCtttataatattttataatattaaaaaaatataaatagaaagacACATGTTGACATGTCAACATACGTAGAGAGTAATTACTCATGCAAAGCTGATCCAAACTCTATAAAATACAAGACATAAAACCCAACATCTCCACCATTTAAGCACCCCGCTTTCTCAATCCCACTCCCACGAGAAAGGAGGGATTGAATCCTAAGTTTTAGAAGCAACAAcaataggaggagagaaaggataAAATTATTCATTCTTTGAAATTATCTGTGATAAGCACTTTTGAGTGTTCCTTTGCTTTTGTTTGGAATGTTAGAAGTATTCTTGTATGGTTTATGGAAATCAGATACTTTCAAGTGCCTAGTGCACATCTGACAGTTAGGGATGTATGCTCGAATGCTATTAGTCGTTCATTTCGAATTAGACACACTAGGGCATTGGAGAGGATATGGGTCCATGATTTATCATTTTACGACTTTATTATTGTATTTCAACAGTTGGTTCACTGGTGAATTCTCATGAGGTAAAACGGCTTAGAAAACATCTTACCTTTGTTTGATTAAACTTGGCAACACTTTTAGACTTATTCAAATTAGAGATATAAACGAATAATCGAAATTCATATCTTTTTCAAGTTAGAGAATAAACGAGAGTTGAAAATCTGAATTCAATTTACATCTGTATCCATTTAGGGATATCTATATCCTCATCCAGTGATTATGGAGTCAGCTGAACGGAATAATCAGGCCATTATATTGACAAAATTGATTGAATATCTGTACGTTGGCAATGGAATATCTAGATTGAAACTTAGATTGATAAAAGTTAAGGCCGATACCAATCCGATctgatccgattcctcaaaccatgggaTCGGGGATCAGTTTCACTTCAAAGACAGTGAACTATCCAATTCCCGCCGCCCAACAGATATAACAAACACAAGTTGACTGTAGCCTACCAAAAAGGGTAGCCAAAGCAGCAGCAGCGTCACACTCACGGATGCTTCTCCTCCGTAGCCTTTCCACTTTCCCTTCAATATCAAAAACTTTGGAGATCAATCCCATTCTCGACTATGTATTCGCAACAACCCACCACTACTTCACCGCCGATGCCTCCGCCACCACCTCTGCCACCGCAGCAGAGGAGAAAAGGTGCCGGAATTAGGGCATGGCTCGTCGTCTCTGTCTCTGGAAACTCACATCTCGAAGAGGTAGGGAAACATTTGATTATGCGCAGAACTGGGCTTCCAGCTCGTGATCTAAGGATTCTTGATCCTGGGCTTTCGTATCCCTCCACGATTCTGGGTCGAGAGAGGGCGATTGTTGTGAATCTTGAACATATTAAGGCGATTATAACTGCTACTGAGGTTTGGGTTCCTAATTCCAAGGATCCTTGGGTTGCACCTTTTGTCCGTGATCTTGAATCCCGCGTCTCAAACCTGAATGAGGAGACGCGAAGGGCGACAGAGGAATCGGGATCGCCGGAGTTTCCGAGATCCACCTCTGAGAGCCCCGAAGGAGAGATGCTTCAAACGAATGGTACTGGGAGTCCCATGGCTTGTGGGGATATGCAAATTAAAGGTGCACCTAAGGCGTTGCCTTTTGAGTTCCAGGTTATTGAAGTTTGCTTTGAGTCTGTTTGCAGGAGCCTTGAAGCTGAGGTTTGTACTGAGCCTTACTTTGATCGGTTATATATTAAGCAGTTTCTATGATTTTTGAACATTCATACCTGCTATTCAAagtattttaattatttatatttatgcGTGAAgagttcttcttctttagttaactttttggttgttttatttatttatataactAAGTATTGTAGTGTCTTACTCTCTACATTTGCGGGTATTGGATAAAGGTTATGTGCTGCGATTAAGAGCGGAGGTGGGGAAGGTTTTAACTAGACTCTAAAGAACTAGATAGGAGTTTCAAGGGGCATTGATGTTACCACACGTGGGTGAGATTGTTAGTTCGTTCTCCATATGACTGTTGAAACCCTGGATACAACCTGCCTATAGTATTTTCAAATAATTTCCAATTTCTTATTTTGATAGATTGTGTGGCatcttatttaaattttaagctttctctttctctctgtgtCACGGCTTGTTTACCCACATCCCCGAACAGGTAAACATATTACATTGATTGATTGCCAATTCTCTATGCTCTTGGGTTTGCCCTGGTTCTATATTGTAGATAAGGTGTCGAATAATGATATATAGATTTGGTACCCATCAAGCATGTTGGCTAGTTATCAACCAGAGTCAATTGGTCAACTAAGTGTTGACAGTACTACAAATTTTAATACATCAACTTGGTGGACTATCTGCATACTGTTAGCTTCAGATAGTGACTTAGTGTTGGTCAATATTGATATTTTactatcatttttattttatttttctttaacacATATGTATGCATAGTAAATAGTATAAAAGGTCATATTGGATAAAGGAAAATGATTTAGAAGTGCTGTATAGTTTTTGCATGATTGTAAAATGTTATATTAAATATATGtactcatttatttatttaattgttataataTTTTTCATCTAGGCAATCCATAGTCATCAACTAATCAACATTTCCTAGGCATGGCTATTTGACTTGTTGTCCACAAGCTTcaattgatttaaaattttgaaaat includes the following:
- the LOC122074712 gene encoding magnesium transporter MRS2-F-like isoform X2; the encoded protein is MYSQQPTTTSPPMPPPPPLPPQQRRKGAGIRAWLVVSVSGNSHLEEVGKHLIMRRTGLPARDLRILDPGLSYPSTILGRERAIVVNLEHIKAIITATEVWVPNSKDPWVAPFVRDLESRVSNLNEETRRATEESGSPEFPRSTSESPEGEMLQTNGTGSPMACGDMQIKGAPKALPFEFQVIEVCFESVCRSLEAEVRDEIENLLDDDMDMAEMYLTDKLSDFQCQEDELKDEIEKDNDSYKLDYESDEDSQDNKSSSEKVTGFKPNVEELEMLLEAYFAQIGRTLNKLSALREYVDDTEDYINIMLDDKQNQLLQMGVLLSTATLLLNASIVVVGLFGMNIHISLFDAGHAEFWETTFGTMAGSVALYFIAFYLGKKKGLLE